A genomic segment from Pseudosulfitobacter sp. DSM 107133 encodes:
- a CDS encoding Lrp/AsnC family transcriptional regulator, translating to MANTRLDPIDRKILAELQADGRMTNVELAKRVGISAPPCLRRVRTLEEAGYIRGFHADVDAHVLGFEVQVFAMVGLASQAESDLSAFEDRCRAWPLVRECHMLNGEVDFILKCVAPDLSGFQSFLTGQLLTTPNVASVKTSLVIRQAKDEAGVPFDVLEDRLSKTA from the coding sequence ATGGCGAATACGCGGCTTGATCCAATTGATCGCAAGATTCTTGCAGAGCTACAGGCAGACGGGCGCATGACCAATGTCGAGCTTGCCAAACGGGTGGGGATTTCCGCGCCACCCTGTTTGCGGCGGGTGCGCACTCTGGAAGAGGCGGGGTATATTCGCGGCTTTCATGCGGATGTGGATGCGCATGTTCTGGGCTTTGAAGTGCAGGTGTTCGCGATGGTTGGTCTGGCCAGTCAGGCCGAAAGTGATTTGAGTGCTTTTGAGGACCGCTGCCGTGCATGGCCGCTGGTGCGGGAGTGCCACATGCTGAACGGCGAAGTCGATTTTATCCTGAAATGCGTGGCGCCCGATCTGTCGGGCTTCCAAAGCTTTCTGACGGGGCAGTTGCTGACCACACCCAATGTGGCCAGCGTCAAGACATCGCTTGTGATCCGTCAGGCCAAGGACGAGGCGGGTGTGCCCTTTGACGTTCTGGAAGACCGGCTGAGCAAGACCGCCTGA